One region of Parambassis ranga chromosome 21, fParRan2.1, whole genome shotgun sequence genomic DNA includes:
- the mfsd9 gene encoding major facilitator superfamily domain-containing protein 9: protein MNNQKCSTLFLKARGRRRIIQCIYVVGFMDLFGVSMIIPLLSHHVKALGASPTVAGVVGSTYGILQLFSSTIVGGWSDVVGRRYSLLTCLLLSAFGYVLLGMSSSIALFVLARIPVGLFKHSLSICRALLSDLVSESERPLVMGHFNAASSVGFILGPVVGGYLTEHEGGFYTSSFTCAAIFLINAGLVWMLPWSETLAYSTDTNSSNNKSKGCHDNHFKKSVHNGSHANSHHPVLPAETEPGFRDAGKHRSFLRWMEVPLFFQPAWRQLSSVGSKIHTVASSDMWDLFLVRLLMAIAIMLYYSNFSLAMEERFSLKPKVTGYLISYSSTLGALAGFLVGPVTQLYGNNMPALLLHSTVLTCSLIFLYAAAPNVWQVLLSSTFFAISTTIGRTCITDLELQRGGVQASGTLIGAGQSVTAVGRVLAPLLSGLTQEFSPCGPPSLGVVLALAAVGLLLIRIPKWDGRGMTKAAKL from the exons ATGAACAACCAGAAATGTAGCACTTTATTTCTGAAAGCGAGAGGTCGGAGGAGGATTATacaatgtatttatgtggtggGCTTCATG GACCTGTTTGGGGTGAGCATGATCATCCCGCTGCTCAGCCATCATGTGAAGGCTCTTGGGGCAAGTCCCACTGTGGCTGGAGTTGTAG GCTCTACATATGGaattttgcagcttttttcaAGTACAATAGTC ggCGGCTGGAGCGACGTGGTGGGGCGTCGGTACTCTCTGCTGACGTGCCTGCTGCTGAGTGCTTTTGGCTACGTCCTGCTGGGCATGTCCTCCAGCATCGCCTTGTTTGTCCTAGCACGGATACCTGTGG GGCTGTTCAAGCACTCCCTGTCCATCTGCAGAGCCCTGCTGTCTGACCTGGTTTCGGAGTCAGAGCGCCCTCTGGTGATGGGACACTTTAATGCAGCCTCCAGCGTCGGCTTTATCCTGGGTCCTGTGGTGGGAGGCTACCTCACAGAGCATGAAGGAGGCTTCTATACCTCCTCCTTTACCTGTGCAGCCATCTTCCTTATCAATGCTG GGCTGGTGTGGATGCTTCCATGGAGTGAGACCTTAGCCTACAGTACTGACACCAactccagcaacaacaaaagtAAAGGTTGTCATGACAACCACTTTAAAAAGTCTGTGCACAATGGTTCTCATGCTAATAGCCACCACCCAGTCCTGCCAGCAGAGACTGAACCAGGCTTCAGAGATGCTGGGAAACACCGTAGTTTTCTCAGGTGGATGGAGGTGCCTCTGTTCTTCCAGCCTGCCTGGAGACAGCTTTCCTCAGTGGGCTCCAAGATCCACACAGTGGCCTCATCTGACATGTGGGACCTCTTCCTTGTGCGCCTTTTGATGGCCATAGCGATCATGCTGTATTACAGTAACTTCTCTCTGGCTATGGAGGAGCGTTTCTCACTCAAACCAAAGGTGACTGGGTATCTGATCAGTTACAGCAGCACATTGGGCGCCCTGGCTGGGTTCCTGGTGGGGCCGGTAACTCAGCTTTATGGGAACAACATGCCTGCTCTGTTGCTTCATTCCACAGTTCTCACCTGTTCACTTATTTTCCTCTACGCTGCTGCGCCAAATGTGTGGCAGGTGTTGCTGTCCTCCACCTTCTTCGCCATTTCCACCACTATTGGACGGACATGTATCACAGACCTGGAGCTGCAGAGGGGAGGGGTTCAGGCCAGCGGGACACTGATTGGTGCTGGGCAGTCAGTCACAGCTGTGGGACGAGTCCTGGCCCCTCTCCTGTCCGGTCTGACCCAGGAGTTCAGCCCTTGTGGTCCCCCAAGTCTAGGGGTAGTTCTGGCTCTAGCAGCTGTAGGTTTACTGCTCATCAGAATCCCCAAATGGGATGGCAGAGGGATGACAAAAGCAGCCAAACTCTGA
- the slc9a2 gene encoding sodium/hydrogen exchanger 2 isoform X1, which translates to MSRHSWILLFICTILSLENGCRGEAPHKPTPVTIVPPIKPDNNPHAYPEAEKTNLPVFTMDYARIQIPFEITLWVLLASFAKIGFHVYHKITIWVPESCLLISIGLIVGAIMHSVKEEPPAALTSNVFFLYMLPPIVLDSGYFMPTRPFFENIGTVLWFAVVGTLWNSIGIGMSLFAICQVDAFGVQDISLQENLLFASIISAVDPVAVLNVFEDISVNEQLYMVVFGECLFNDAVTVVLYNMFSFVVEMPVVEPVDVFLGVTRFFVVGLGGILLGILFGFVAAFTTRFTSTVKEIEPLFIFMYSYLAYLVAELFAISSIMAIVTCALTMKYYVEENVSQRSCTTIRHVVKMLGSISETLIFFFLGVVTITTEHDWNWGYILFTLLFAFVWRGLGVLVLTQIINPFRTIPINFKDQFGLAYSGLRGAISFALAYTLPDNIARRQLFVTATIAIILFTVFLQGISIRPLIELINVRRTHRNLDTINMEIHCRLMEHTIAGIEDLCGQWSHFYWKDKFMKFNNHVLRRILIKDSRAESSIVALYKKLELQNAMEILDTVSGDISAAPSIISLHEEMKTFSKPKKQFLADDLKNMHDILSKNMYKIRQRTVVYTNKHSLPNDSQAKEILIRRHASIRRSLRPSSFQSSMVSKKHKYFSLPVGKSLDSKFLPARLSYTDEQETMSEGAYPSQRSQFGQPSRSSSSRAMMPLCRLDTLKEVPSVDVVIDCRSERGGRTRMSRTNSSYRYSHTTPARRHFNSSFDNNEGSADNFRNAEEE; encoded by the exons ATGAGTAGACACAGCTGgattttgctttttatttgcaCAATTTTAAGTCTTGAGAATGGCTGCAGAGGAGAGGCTCCTCACAAACCGACCCCTGTCACGATTGTGCCTCCGATTAAACCGGATAATAATCCCCATGCGTATCCAGAAGCGGAAAAAACAAATTTACCGGTGTTTACAATGGATTATGCAAGAATACAGATACCGTTTGAGATCACTCTTTGGGTACTGCTGGCTTCATTCGCCAAGATTG GCTTCCATGTGTACCACAAGATCACCATCTGGGTGCCGGAGTCGTGCCTCCTCATCAGCATTGGTCTGATTGTGGGTGCCATCATGCACTCTGTCAAGGAGGAGCCCCCTGCTGCGCTCACCAGTAATGTCTTCTTCCTCTACATGCTGCCCCCCATCGTTCTGGACTCAGGATACTTCATGCCCACCAGGCCTTTCTTTGAGAACATCGGCACG GTGTTGTGGTTTGCTGTGGTGGGGACTCTGTGGAACAGCATTGGCATCGGCATGTCTCTGTTCGCCATATGCCAGGTTGATGCTTTCGGCGTGCAGGACATCAGCCTCCAGGAGAACCTGCTGTTTGCCAGCATCATCTCGGCGGTGGACCCCGTGGCTGTGCTGAATGTTTTTGAGGACATATCTGTGAACGAGCAGCTCTACATGGTGGTGTTTGGGGAGTGTCTCTTCAATGATGCGGTCACTGTG GTGCTGTACAACATGTTTAGCTTTGTGGTGGAGATGCCGGTGGTGGAGCCAGTGGACGTGTTCCTGGGAGTGACGAGGTTCTTCGTGGTCGGGCTTGGTGGGATACTCTTGGGTATCCTGTTTGGTTTCGTGGCAGCCTTCACAACCAGATTTACCTCCACAGTAAAAGAAATCGAGCCGCTCTTCATTTTCATGTACAGCTACCTGGCCTACCTGGTGGCTGAACTCTTTGCCATCTCATCCATCATGGC CATTGTCACATGTGCCCTCACCATGAAGTACTACGTGGAGGAAAACGTCTCCCAGCGCTCCTGCACCACCATCCGACACGTGGTCAAGATGCTCGGCTCCATCTCGGAGactctcatcttcttcttccttgGGGTCGTAACCATAACAACAGAACACGACTGGAACTGGGGCTACATCCTCTTCACGCTGCTGTTTGCTTTTGTGTGGAGAGGTCTGG GTGTATTGGTGCTGACTCAGATCATTAACCCTTTCCGTACCATCCCAATCAACTTCAAAGATCAATTTGGTCTTGCATACAGTGGCCTGCGAGGAGCAATTTCATTTGCCTTGGCCTACACACTTCCTGATAACATTGCCCGCAGACAACTCTTTGTCACTGCCACCATTGCCATCATTCTCTTCACCGTCTTTCTTCAG ggCATCAGTATCCGACCTCTGATTGAGCTCATCAATGTCCGTAGAACCCACCGGAACCTCGACACCATCAACATGGAAATTCACTGCAGG ctcATGGAGCACACCATAGCAGGTATAGAGGATCTGTGTGGACAGTGGAGCCACTTCTACTGGAAGGATAA GTTTATGAAGTTCAACAATCACGTCCTGCGTAGGATCCTCATCAAAGATAGCCGGGCTGAGTCCAGTATTGTGGCACTGTACAAGAAGCTGGAGCTGCAGAACGCCATGGAGATCCTGGATACGGTGTCTGGGGACATCAGCGCTGCTCCGTCCATCATCTCTCTTCA tgaaGAAATGAAAACCTTTTCTAAACCTAAGAAGCAGTTCTTGGCTGATGACTTGAAAAATATGCATGACATCCTGTCAAAGAACATGTACAAGATCAGGCAACGG ACTGTGGTTTACACGAATAAACATTCCCTGCCCAATGACAGCCAAGCCAAAGAGATACTGATCAGACGTCATGCCAGCATCCGCCGAAGCCTCCGACCCAGCAGCTTTCAGTCATCT ATGGTCTCAAAGAAGCACAAATACTTCTCTCTTCCTGTTGGGAAAAGTCTGGATTCAAAGTTTCTTCCTGCAAGGCTAAGCTACACAG ACGAACAGGAAACCATGTCAGAGGGGGCGTACCCCTCTCAGCGCTCTCAGTTTGGTCAGCCCTcacgctcctcctcctccagagccatGATGCCTCTGTGCAGGCTGGACACCCTGAAAGAAGTTCCCTCTGTTGATGTTGTGATTGACTGCAGGAGTGAGAGGGGCGGCAGGACGCGCATGTCCCGAACAAACTCCTCCTACAGATATTCTCACACAACGCCTGCTCGTCGGCACTTTAACTCCTCTTTTGACAATAATGAGGGCTCGGCCGATAATTTCAGAAATGCAGAAGAGGAGTAG
- the slc9a2 gene encoding sodium/hydrogen exchanger 2 isoform X2 has protein sequence MSRHSWILLFICTILSLENGCRGEAPHKPTPVTIVPPIKPDNNPHAYPEAEKTNLPVFTMDYARIQIPFEITLWVLLASFAKIGYFMPTRPFFENIGTVLWFAVVGTLWNSIGIGMSLFAICQVDAFGVQDISLQENLLFASIISAVDPVAVLNVFEDISVNEQLYMVVFGECLFNDAVTVVLYNMFSFVVEMPVVEPVDVFLGVTRFFVVGLGGILLGILFGFVAAFTTRFTSTVKEIEPLFIFMYSYLAYLVAELFAISSIMAIVTCALTMKYYVEENVSQRSCTTIRHVVKMLGSISETLIFFFLGVVTITTEHDWNWGYILFTLLFAFVWRGLGVLVLTQIINPFRTIPINFKDQFGLAYSGLRGAISFALAYTLPDNIARRQLFVTATIAIILFTVFLQGISIRPLIELINVRRTHRNLDTINMEIHCRLMEHTIAGIEDLCGQWSHFYWKDKFMKFNNHVLRRILIKDSRAESSIVALYKKLELQNAMEILDTVSGDISAAPSIISLHEEMKTFSKPKKQFLADDLKNMHDILSKNMYKIRQRTVVYTNKHSLPNDSQAKEILIRRHASIRRSLRPSSFQSSMVSKKHKYFSLPVGKSLDSKFLPARLSYTDEQETMSEGAYPSQRSQFGQPSRSSSSRAMMPLCRLDTLKEVPSVDVVIDCRSERGGRTRMSRTNSSYRYSHTTPARRHFNSSFDNNEGSADNFRNAEEE, from the exons ATGAGTAGACACAGCTGgattttgctttttatttgcaCAATTTTAAGTCTTGAGAATGGCTGCAGAGGAGAGGCTCCTCACAAACCGACCCCTGTCACGATTGTGCCTCCGATTAAACCGGATAATAATCCCCATGCGTATCCAGAAGCGGAAAAAACAAATTTACCGGTGTTTACAATGGATTATGCAAGAATACAGATACCGTTTGAGATCACTCTTTGGGTACTGCTGGCTTCATTCGCCAAGATTG GATACTTCATGCCCACCAGGCCTTTCTTTGAGAACATCGGCACG GTGTTGTGGTTTGCTGTGGTGGGGACTCTGTGGAACAGCATTGGCATCGGCATGTCTCTGTTCGCCATATGCCAGGTTGATGCTTTCGGCGTGCAGGACATCAGCCTCCAGGAGAACCTGCTGTTTGCCAGCATCATCTCGGCGGTGGACCCCGTGGCTGTGCTGAATGTTTTTGAGGACATATCTGTGAACGAGCAGCTCTACATGGTGGTGTTTGGGGAGTGTCTCTTCAATGATGCGGTCACTGTG GTGCTGTACAACATGTTTAGCTTTGTGGTGGAGATGCCGGTGGTGGAGCCAGTGGACGTGTTCCTGGGAGTGACGAGGTTCTTCGTGGTCGGGCTTGGTGGGATACTCTTGGGTATCCTGTTTGGTTTCGTGGCAGCCTTCACAACCAGATTTACCTCCACAGTAAAAGAAATCGAGCCGCTCTTCATTTTCATGTACAGCTACCTGGCCTACCTGGTGGCTGAACTCTTTGCCATCTCATCCATCATGGC CATTGTCACATGTGCCCTCACCATGAAGTACTACGTGGAGGAAAACGTCTCCCAGCGCTCCTGCACCACCATCCGACACGTGGTCAAGATGCTCGGCTCCATCTCGGAGactctcatcttcttcttccttgGGGTCGTAACCATAACAACAGAACACGACTGGAACTGGGGCTACATCCTCTTCACGCTGCTGTTTGCTTTTGTGTGGAGAGGTCTGG GTGTATTGGTGCTGACTCAGATCATTAACCCTTTCCGTACCATCCCAATCAACTTCAAAGATCAATTTGGTCTTGCATACAGTGGCCTGCGAGGAGCAATTTCATTTGCCTTGGCCTACACACTTCCTGATAACATTGCCCGCAGACAACTCTTTGTCACTGCCACCATTGCCATCATTCTCTTCACCGTCTTTCTTCAG ggCATCAGTATCCGACCTCTGATTGAGCTCATCAATGTCCGTAGAACCCACCGGAACCTCGACACCATCAACATGGAAATTCACTGCAGG ctcATGGAGCACACCATAGCAGGTATAGAGGATCTGTGTGGACAGTGGAGCCACTTCTACTGGAAGGATAA GTTTATGAAGTTCAACAATCACGTCCTGCGTAGGATCCTCATCAAAGATAGCCGGGCTGAGTCCAGTATTGTGGCACTGTACAAGAAGCTGGAGCTGCAGAACGCCATGGAGATCCTGGATACGGTGTCTGGGGACATCAGCGCTGCTCCGTCCATCATCTCTCTTCA tgaaGAAATGAAAACCTTTTCTAAACCTAAGAAGCAGTTCTTGGCTGATGACTTGAAAAATATGCATGACATCCTGTCAAAGAACATGTACAAGATCAGGCAACGG ACTGTGGTTTACACGAATAAACATTCCCTGCCCAATGACAGCCAAGCCAAAGAGATACTGATCAGACGTCATGCCAGCATCCGCCGAAGCCTCCGACCCAGCAGCTTTCAGTCATCT ATGGTCTCAAAGAAGCACAAATACTTCTCTCTTCCTGTTGGGAAAAGTCTGGATTCAAAGTTTCTTCCTGCAAGGCTAAGCTACACAG ACGAACAGGAAACCATGTCAGAGGGGGCGTACCCCTCTCAGCGCTCTCAGTTTGGTCAGCCCTcacgctcctcctcctccagagccatGATGCCTCTGTGCAGGCTGGACACCCTGAAAGAAGTTCCCTCTGTTGATGTTGTGATTGACTGCAGGAGTGAGAGGGGCGGCAGGACGCGCATGTCCCGAACAAACTCCTCCTACAGATATTCTCACACAACGCCTGCTCGTCGGCACTTTAACTCCTCTTTTGACAATAATGAGGGCTCGGCCGATAATTTCAGAAATGCAGAAGAGGAGTAG
- the tmem182a gene encoding transmembrane protein 182, translating into MKLSVALFFAGLFGALAAVFILLSFGTDYWLLASESCHHNPDSTVGPGGVPVERGDVVVGSDSDVTLYHEGFFWRCSFAGNEADENLLWKLWFTNQPHSKVCMPAYLFPFPVSHQTHNTTEYDSAIIYRGFWSIFMLIGVVAVALAGFVIICAAPFASHRLYKAGGGLFLASGLFLLCVVVMYVLWVQVLDVVDVYIDHQRTSLCSGFQLNLNYGLSFMFAPVGIFFCLLAGLLFLLIGRTVQIHYH; encoded by the exons ATGAAGCTTAGTGTGGCGTTGTTTTTTGCGGGGCTCTTTGGGGCGTTGGCAGCGGTGttcatcctcctctcttttGGAACTGATTACTGGCTGCTGGCCTCGGAGAGCTGCCACCATAACCCTGACAGTACTGTTGGCCCGGGTGGCGTGCCTGTAGAG CGTGGAGATGTGGTGGTCGGCAGTGACAGTGATGTCACTCTGTACCATGAGGGCTTTTTCTGGAGGTGTTCCTTCGCAGGAAACGAGGCTGATGAAAATCTGCTGTGGAAGCTCTGGTTCA CAAATCAGCCTCACTCAAAAGTGTGCATGCCTGCCTACCTCTTCCCCTTCCCTGTGTCTCATCAGACCCACAATACCACAGAGTATGATTCTGCCATAA TCTACAGAGGCTTCTGGAGCATCTTCATGCTCATTGGTGTGGTAGCTGTGGCGCTCGCTGGGTTtgtcatcatctgtgctgctcccTTTGCAAGCCACCGCTTATATAAAGCAGGAGGCGGTCTCTTCCTAGCATCTG gtctcttcctgctgtgtgtggtggtgaTGTATGTGCTGTGGGTGCAGGTCCTGGATGTGGTTGATGTCTACATAGACCATCAGCGTACTTCATTGTGTTCAGGCTTCCAGCTGAACCTCAACTATGGTCTGTCCTTCATGTTTGCCCCTGTTGGAATCTTCTTCTGCCTCCTGGCAGGCCTTCTATTCCTCCTCATTGGTCGAACCGTCCAGATTCACTAccactga